Genomic segment of Malus domestica chromosome 15, GDT2T_hap1:
AACTTTGCGCCTGTTGATCTGAAGCCTCTCTTTCATGTTCATGCAGGTTTGTTTTCCCAATGCTAATTCGGATCGTCATCTGTATATTCATGTATGATTCTATTTGTTATAGGGAAATATTAGAATTGATGTGGAATGCTGAAGAATTATTTTTTGGTCGGGTAAGTTGAAACGGTATTTTTACGGTGCATGCTGTCGTCGATTTAAGCTGGCATTCCTAAAGCAGGCGTTTTCCGGTGGTTCTACGTTCTCTCAGCTAATGGAGGAGGGAATGGGTTCGCGGAAGTCGATTTATCTCGACGAGCTGGGCTGGTACATGTATTTGCTGTGATTTTGTTTCACCAGTATAAAGCTCTGATCTTGGTAGAGCCAAATAGTGCTAATGTGTGATGATGTATCTCAATCCGATCCTTTCTAGTGCAAATTAACAAAGATAGATTTTACTCtgaaccctctctctctctctctctctctctctctctctctctctccacttcGAATCGATTATAaacgttttttttctttgcggtgaataaattaagataaagtatctaattgaaaatcgatagaagtagCGCCATAAAAATCAATTCGTGCGGTTTTCACGAAAAataaaacatattgaaaagagTAGATGAACTGACTTGGCAATTTCTTCATGCAAACTGATAGTTACAACGGTCATAAACATGAGTCCACAAACCTGGGAGAACACAAACAATCTGAGCGACGGCAGCCTTCAATTACTGACGCTCACAAAACTCTCGCAACAAGTTCGAAATTCCCCTAATTGCTAGGTCATCAAACTAGATACAAATTACATTTGGGGGCGTAAGAGCAAGTCTTCCAAACACTTTCTCACCTTTCTTTCAACGAACCATTCAACGACCTTCGCAATTCCCATGGCGGTAAGCAGCCTTTCAGGGGCGACTGCAGAAATAACGAAGATGATGATAATTGCTTCTGCCGCATTGAGATGGAAGACAGGCAACTGAAGGCGCTTCTCAAGCTCCTCTTCTCGCTGTCGTATGGTTGGCAGTTTGGGTCGTGTTGTACAGCGGAAATCTTCAGAGATTCCGGAAGTACACAGTTGCATACTGAACCTACCACATTTCCGTTACATGGAACAGAGTTAATTTACCTTTGCAAACCACTGTTTTTTCCACCATTCATCACAAATTTGAATCTTGATTCGATCCCGGGTAAGACCTTAAAACATGCATGGCTTAAGCCGTTTTCTTAGGACGATACTTATTATCAGAATGATGACTCTAATCATTTACAAAGTACTAAAGAAACTTAATTGCAACCAAAACAAGTATTCTAGCAAAGAACCGGGACAATAAGTCATTTACCTGGAACATGTTTGATGGGTTCTAAAAGTTCAAATGTCTATATATCTCTCGCTAACACAGCATGCTTATACGTGCCATTGAAAGCAAAGGTAAAGGAAATCTCTCTGACTGAAGGTGCACTCTATGTTTATGAAGTACTCAAGTAATCCTATCAAAAGTCATACCGGTGATACCATATAACACTGTTTTATGAGGCAGGCAGAGACAACAAATAAAGGACTATGTAACTAGCAACCCTTAAAAGAGTGGGTGAAAAGAGGATACCTATTCTTGCCAGTCGATTCACCCATTTAGGAATTGATTTTCCAGTGAGCTTGCGACAAATATCCCTGCAGAAATGGTTGCAGTTCTTGACAATCAGGTGATATGTATCACCGTTATAGTTCAAAGACTGGCGCTCCATAAACTCTCGAACCTGAGTAGGGTCCAAGCATGTTGTTCCGATTAAAATAGACTTCCTGAACTTGAACCCTGGGCATTGGCGAGGTTCAACCTCAAAAACGCCACTTGTAGGGTAGTCATGTGCTCCGAATGCATATTCTACACCATGAACTGCATAATGCAAATGGACTATCATAAACCCTGAACTTCACTTTATCGAAACATCATAGAACGAAGATTAACAAGTTTATAGTAATTCGATAATCTATTGCGTCAAAACTTCAGAACCGCCAAAACTAGATAGAATAGAGCAAAACAAGAAGACATACAAGATGTAAAGTCCCCAACAAACAAAATCACGGTTGAGCTTAAGTTTAGGCGGATAATATAAAACGCAGACTGCCTAAACAGAAGATAAGCTTACCTTCAACACCAGAGTGAAAAATTCCAAAGCCTGCCCAATAGACATAGCCATTCATGGGAGTCAAATCATATACATTGAGATAAACTGGTGCTTTTCCTGATTCAGCGTTATCGGACTTTGATTTGGGAAATAAACAAAAACGTCCCGCTGATTTGGGTTTCAATTGAAGCGGGGAAATGGATCTCCATCTCTTCTTTAACTCAAATTTCATGTTTCCTTAGAAAGTATAACCAGAATGCACTCAATGCTTGCCTCCGGCCTGTGAATTTGGGTAAACATAAAAGCCATTAGAACCCAAAGGGATGAAATGCAGTGGCATTAAAAACAAAAGCTCAACGCAAACTACATACGTACAAATATATCGTCTTTCTTACCACAAAAGCGATATTTTAAACTACTCTAATCTTCGTGAATTGCAACTACTTCGTTGACCAGAGTTGCAGCATTATATTCAACAGGCTCCAGTGCAGATCTCAGAGTATACAGTCAGATCTAGTTTCAACTAGTGGAGAGGAAGCAGAGAAATTCGtcaccaaaattaacaaataaataagctttttattttaaaaactgTGTAAGAAGTGTTCAATGTTAATAGAAAAAACTGGACCTATACAGCAGCCATTTTCAAAACTCAGTGAATCATAATTCCCACTTGTTTGTTCGTTTTCCCGAGTTTTCTCAGCTACCATACAGGACCCAGAAGATAAATTCGAGCCCCAGACGAAA
This window contains:
- the LOC103420924 gene encoding deSI-like protein At4g17486, with amino-acid sequence MKFELKKRWRSISPLQLKPKSAGRFCLFPKSKSDNAESGKAPVYLNVYDLTPMNGYVYWAGFGIFHSGVEVHGVEYAFGAHDYPTSGVFEVEPRQCPGFKFRKSILIGTTCLDPTQVREFMERQSLNYNGDTYHLIVKNCNHFCRDICRKLTGKSIPKWVNRLARIGSVCNCVLPESLKISAVQHDPNCQPYDSEKRSLRSAFSCLSSISMRQKQLSSSSLFLQSPLKGCLPPWELRRSLNGSLKER